From the genome of Malus domestica chromosome 04, GDT2T_hap1, one region includes:
- the LOC139195099 gene encoding E3 ubiquitin-protein ligase CIP8-like has translation MRPSSSEICIHHFLSRVWVNDDAYHKEMMIKKGQEGLVMIRLRNYKTTGRGWMNDDEGWPINEDEDEDEEDNEVEEEEDNEDEEEEEEETTRGPPTVRGFRFVQSDRPEKLVTVSLCSFKLTYSAERIARDLTDLQVPEEEQPNIIAKVFRLIDEQDVVPFQTIEVDMDDFTAHVRRGHPVVRSRISETKVKYIPATKSSIDGLEKVRLLDLQGLLKKGAAANDTTSLFCVICMEGFFNVDGQGHDHVDDDQSPLLARMPCKHLYHGDCIVQWLERSHLCPLCRYPMPTTPRYPMQTTRNALQMLIDNYTDDMDQD, from the coding sequence ATGCGGCCATCGTCCAGCGAGATATGTATACACCATTTTCTTAGCCGGGTGTGGGTGAACGACGATGCATACCACAAAGAGATGATGATTAAGAAGGGGCAGGAAGGCTTGGTTATGATCAGATTAAGGAACTACAAAACAACAGGAAGAGGTTGGATGAACGACGACGAAGGCTGGCCAATTAACGAAGACGAAGATGAAGACGAAGAAGACAACgaagttgaagaagaagaagacaacgaagatgaagaagaagaagaagaagaaacaactcGTGGTCCACCGACAGTTAGAGGCTTTCGTTTTGTACAAAGTGACAGACCTGAAAAATTAGTAACGGTGAGCCTATGCTCTTTCAAACTAACATATTCAGCAGAGCGCATTGCAAGGGATCTTACAGATCTTCAAGTCCCAGAAGAAGAACAACCAAATATTATCGCCAAAGTGTTTCGGTTGATTGACGAACAGGACGTCGTCCCCTTCCAGACTATTGAAGTCGACATGGATGACTTCACTGCGCATGTGAGACGCGGTCACCCAGTTGTACGTAGTAGGATTAGTGAGACTAAAGTCAAGTATATTCCTGCAACTAAATCATCCATCGACGGTTTGGAGAAAGTGAGATTACTTGATCTCCAAGGCCTGTTAAAAAAAGGAGCAGCAGCTAATGATACAACGTCGCTGTTCTGCGTTATTTGCATGGAGGGATTTTTCAACGTTGACGGCCAAGGTCATGATCACGTTGATGATGATCAAAGTCCACTACTTGCTCGCATGCCCTGCAAGCACCTTTATCATGGAGACTGCATTGTTCAATGGTTGGAGAGGAGCCATTTGTGTCCCTTGTGCCGATACCCAATGCCAACGACGCCAAGGTACCCAATGCAAACGACAAGAAATGCGTTGCAGATGTTGATAGACAACTACACCGATGACATGGACCAAGACTAG